In Rhineura floridana isolate rRhiFlo1 chromosome 12, rRhiFlo1.hap2, whole genome shotgun sequence, a single window of DNA contains:
- the CENATAC gene encoding centrosomal AT-AC splicing factor isoform X1: MLLIFISRPAPVVPRAGYKTLNTLIKRIKTHLNHRNWAGPENFHLVSQGQGKEVDAARKMIKRALVVPFDPGEHQRQFWCVCCRQEVKWHLSQGTLAVLHGGLLQHMASLQHKKAVSAFWWENKADPNLKSRFLVSSEDYELFKASLAKALDTYEEKEDEVIQEVAARIREIEQSRRQMVQAALEPQAETELCDGAAAAAVNTFAEILSDSAFAGEEQEQPGPCRSLIFLEEQPGCVHRTMPELAWLEAGQSLTFIGHQEAAGEGNIHTGAKPPWLMEEEGESKGQIGPSYEEFLKEKEKQKLKKLPPNRVGANFDHNSQTGEGWLPSFGRVWNHGRRWQSRHQFKSEAGQKLHGRKQKQPKPK, from the exons ATGTTGTTGATATTTATTTCCCGCCCTGCACCAGTAGtccccagggcgggttacaaaacCTTAAACACACtgataaaaagaattaaaacacatttgaaTCACAGGAATTGGGCGGGTCCTGAAAACTTCCATCTCGTGAGCcagggccagggtaaagag GTGGATGCAGCCAGGAAGATGATCAAACGGGCCCTGGTGGTGCCCTTTGACCCTGGGGAGCACCAGCGGCAATTCTGGTGCGTTTGCTGCAGGCAGGAGGTGAAGTGGCACCTGAGCCAGGGGACCCTGGCAGTCTTGCATGGCGGCCTCCTACAGCACATGGCCAG TCTTCAACATAAAAAAGCAGTTTCTGCATTCTGGTGGGAGAACAAAGCAGACCCCAACCTGAAGTCACGCTTCCTGGTTTCCTCTGAAGATTATGAGCT CTTCAAGGCATCACTCGCCAAAGCTCTGGATACTTATGAGGAAAAAGAAGATGAGGTCATTCAAGAG GTGGCTGCTCGCATCAGAGAGATAGAGCAGAGCCGGCGACAAATGGTGCAGGCTGCCTTAGAG CCACAGGCGGAGACAGAGCTGTGTgatggagctgctgctgctgctgtcaacaCCTTTGCAGAGATTCTCAG CGACTCTGCTTTTGCTGGGGAAGAACAAGAGCAGCCTGGGCCATGCAGGAGCCTGATATTTCTTGAAGAACAGCCTGGATGTGTACACAGGACCATGCCTGAGCTAGCCTGGCTGGAAGCCGGACAGTCATTAACTTTCATTGGCCACCAG gaagcagcaggggagggCAACATTCACACAG GGGCCAAACCACCTTGgctgatggaggaggagggagaaagcaaAGGGCAGATTGGACCTTCTTACGAGGAATTTCTCAAGGAAA AAGAGAAGCAGAAGTTGAAGAAGCTACCACCTAACCGCGTTGGTGCCAACTTTGATCACAACTCTCAGACAGGAGAAGGGTGGCTCCCCTCCTTTGGGAGGGTGTGGAACCACGGCAGGAGGTGGCAGTCCAG ACATCAGTTCAAGTCTGAAGCAGGACAGAAGCTGCATGGCCGTAAACAAAAGCAGCCAAAACCCAAATGA
- the RPS25 gene encoding small ribosomal subunit protein eS25 yields MPPKDDKKKKDAGKSAKKDKDPVNKSGGKAKKKKWSKGKVRDKLNNLVLFDKATYDKLCKEVPNYKLITPAVVSERLKIRGSLARAALQELLSKGLIKLVSKHRAQVIYTRNTKGGDAPAAGEDA; encoded by the exons ATG CCGCCAAAGGACGACAAGAAGAAGAAAGACGCGGGCAAGTcggccaagaaggacaaggaccCCGTCAACAAGTCCGGAGGCAAAGCCAAGAAGAAG AAGTGGTCTAAAGGGAAAGTAAGAGACAAGTTGAACAATCTTGTTCTGTTTGACAAAGCTACTTATGACAAACTCTGCAAGGAGGTGCCAAACTACAAGCTCATCACACCAGCAGTGGTCTCCGAAAGGCTGAAGATTCGAGGTTCCTTGGCTAGAGCTGCACTCCAGGAGCTTCTCAGCAAAG GTCTAATCAAACTAGTGTCTAAGCACAGAGCCCAGGTCATCTACACCCGAAACACCAAGGGGGGTGATGCACCAGCTGCTGGGGAAGATGCATGA
- the CENATAC gene encoding centrosomal AT-AC splicing factor isoform X3, with protein sequence MLLIFISRPAPVVPRAGYKTLNTLIKRIKTHLNHRNWAGPENFHLVSQGQGKEVDAARKMIKRALVVPFDPGEHQRQFWCVCCRQEVKWHLSQGTLAVLHGGLLQHMASFKASLAKALDTYEEKEDEVIQEVAARIREIEQSRRQMVQAALEPQAETELCDGAAAAAVNTFAEILSDSAFAGEEQEQPGPCRSLIFLEEQPGCVHRTMPELAWLEAGQSLTFIGHQEAAGEGNIHTGAKPPWLMEEEGESKGQIGPSYEEFLKEKEKQKLKKLPPNRVGANFDHNSQTGEGWLPSFGRVWNHGRRWQSRHQFKSEAGQKLHGRKQKQPKPK encoded by the exons ATGTTGTTGATATTTATTTCCCGCCCTGCACCAGTAGtccccagggcgggttacaaaacCTTAAACACACtgataaaaagaattaaaacacatttgaaTCACAGGAATTGGGCGGGTCCTGAAAACTTCCATCTCGTGAGCcagggccagggtaaagag GTGGATGCAGCCAGGAAGATGATCAAACGGGCCCTGGTGGTGCCCTTTGACCCTGGGGAGCACCAGCGGCAATTCTGGTGCGTTTGCTGCAGGCAGGAGGTGAAGTGGCACCTGAGCCAGGGGACCCTGGCAGTCTTGCATGGCGGCCTCCTACAGCACATGGCCAG CTTCAAGGCATCACTCGCCAAAGCTCTGGATACTTATGAGGAAAAAGAAGATGAGGTCATTCAAGAG GTGGCTGCTCGCATCAGAGAGATAGAGCAGAGCCGGCGACAAATGGTGCAGGCTGCCTTAGAG CCACAGGCGGAGACAGAGCTGTGTgatggagctgctgctgctgctgtcaacaCCTTTGCAGAGATTCTCAG CGACTCTGCTTTTGCTGGGGAAGAACAAGAGCAGCCTGGGCCATGCAGGAGCCTGATATTTCTTGAAGAACAGCCTGGATGTGTACACAGGACCATGCCTGAGCTAGCCTGGCTGGAAGCCGGACAGTCATTAACTTTCATTGGCCACCAG gaagcagcaggggagggCAACATTCACACAG GGGCCAAACCACCTTGgctgatggaggaggagggagaaagcaaAGGGCAGATTGGACCTTCTTACGAGGAATTTCTCAAGGAAA AAGAGAAGCAGAAGTTGAAGAAGCTACCACCTAACCGCGTTGGTGCCAACTTTGATCACAACTCTCAGACAGGAGAAGGGTGGCTCCCCTCCTTTGGGAGGGTGTGGAACCACGGCAGGAGGTGGCAGTCCAG ACATCAGTTCAAGTCTGAAGCAGGACAGAAGCTGCATGGCCGTAAACAAAAGCAGCCAAAACCCAAATGA
- the FOXR1 gene encoding forkhead box protein R1 gives MALHLQKPTFWASLHLHSGLRGWDLGRELALSTTSDQLLQAPAETPPSALALKGPGDQLATERLALNPASTESDEQPHLWMWVNPNLVCPIPGCASVVVPLPEPCPAAGPEDSSSSSCSLACCREELLPLPSEAEKVPLEDAAAQLDRGMWGTRGPTQAIWKAKVLRFRSRKLKRTLGGWPRPPLNYCILISLALSSSVDSSLTVQEIYQFTRQHFPFFRTAPEGWKNTIRHNLCFSSSFEKTTDFVCLEGSRKSRLWKLTMEGRRKFLAETQALPEDLMGLVHESMDNPELMRSLFRL, from the exons ATGGCCTTGCATTTGCAGAAGCCGACCTTTTGGGCCAGCCTCCACCTACACAGTGGCCTGCGGGGCTGGGACCTGGGCCGGGAGCTGGCCTTGAGCACCACCTCCGACCAGTTGCTCCAAG CTCCTGCGGAGACGCCGCCCAGCGCTCTTGCCCTGAAGGGGCCCGGGGACCAGCTGGCGACGGAGAGGCTGGCACTGAACCCTGCTTCTACTG AGTCTGATGAGCAGCCCCACCTGTGGATGTGGGTGAACCCAAACCTGGTCTGCCCCATCCCTGGGTGTGCCTCAGTGGTGGTGCCGCTGCCAGAGCCTTGCCCAGCGGCTGGCCCAGaggattcctcctcctcctcctgcagcctGGCCTGCTGCAGGGAAGAGCTGCTCCCTTTGCCCAGCGAAGCAGAAAAG GTCCCTCTGGAAGATGCTGCCGCTCAACTAGACAGGGGGATGTGGGGCACCCGGGGGCCCACTCAGGCCATCTGGAAAGCAAAGGTCCTCCGATTCCGCAGCAGGAAGCTGAAGCGGACCCTGGGGGGCTGGCCCCGCCCACCGCTTAATTATTGCATTCTCATCAGCCTTGCCCTGAGCAGTAGTGTGGACAGCAGCCTGACTGTGCAGGAGATCTACCAGTTCACCAG GCAGCACTTCCCCTTCTTCCGCACAGCTCCCGAGGGCTGGAAAAACACCATCCGGCACAACCTGTGCTTCAGCAGCAGCTTTGAGAAGACCACAGACTTTGTGTGCCTTGAAGGGAGCCGCAAATCCCGCTTGTGGAAGCTCACCATGGAGGGACGCCGCAAGTTTCTGGCGGAAACACAAGCACTGCCAGAGGACCTGATGGGGCTGGTGCATGAGAGCATGGACAACCCAG AATTGATGAGGTCTCTCTTCAGGCTCTGA
- the TRAPPC4 gene encoding trafficking protein particle complex subunit 4, which produces MAGAERRFLPQRLPARKEGGGVGRPGNPVAEGHFRGGTGRGVWRVCRGQRSETGAAMAIFSVYVVNKAGGLIYQLDHYAPRSEAEKTFSFPLELVLRPHDERVLVAFGQRDGIRVGHAVLAINGIDVNGRYTGDGRDVLEFLGNPANYPVSIRFGRPRLSSNEKLMLASMFHSLFAIGSQLSPEQGSSGIEMLETDTFKLHCFQTLTGIKFVVLADPRQSGIDSLLRKIYEIYSDFALKNPFYSLEMPIRCELFDQNLKLALEVAEKAGPFGPGL; this is translated from the exons ATGGCTGGAGCGGAGCGGCGGTTTCTCCCTCAGCGACTTCCGGCCAGAAAGGAAGGCGGTGGTGTGGGCAGGCCGGGAAACCCCGTGGCTGAGGGGCACTTCCGGGGAGGCACCGGAAGAGGGGTGTGGCGTGTGTGTAGGGGTCAAAGGTCGGAGACGGGAGCCGCGATGGCCATCTTCAGCGTGTACGTGGTGAACAAGGCCGGTGGGCTCATCTACCAGCTGGACCACTACGCACCGCGCTCCGAGGCCGAGAAGACCTTCAGCTTCCCGCTCGAGCTGGTGCTGCGCCCGCACGACGAGCGCGTCCTCGTGGCCTTCGGGCAACGCGACGGTATCCGCG TGGGCCATGCTGTGCTCGCCATCAACGGCATTGATGTCAACGGGAGGTACACCGGGGACGGGAGGGATGTGCTGGAGTTCCTGGGCAATCCAGCCAACTACCCGGTGTCAATCCGCTTTGGCCGTCCCCGACTGTCATCCAATGAGAAGCTCATGCTGGCCTCCATGTTCCACTC GTTGTTCGCAATTGGGTCCCAGCTATCTCCTGAGCAGGGAAGTTCTGGAATTGAGATGCTGGAGACAGATACTTTCAAGCTTCACTGTTTTCAGACGCTAACAG GGATCAAATTTGTGGTGCTTGCTGATCCACGACAGTCTGGGATAGATTCCCTTCTGCGCAAGATTTATGAGATTTATTCAGATTTTGCTCTGAAAAATCCTTTCTACTCTTTGGAGATGCCAATCAG ATGTGAGCTCTTTGATCAGAACTTGAAGCTTGCACTCGAGGTAGCAGAAAAAGCAGGGCCATTTGGGCCAGGATTGTAG
- the CENATAC gene encoding centrosomal AT-AC splicing factor isoform X2, whose protein sequence is MADGAGGDGGAAAVPMATTLFRCAVCRCSAFAGRRSHLYSAGHQRRLLRLLARLREKVDAARKMIKRALVVPFDPGEHQRQFWCVCCRQEVKWHLSQGTLAVLHGGLLQHMASLQHKKAVSAFWWENKADPNLKSRFLVSSEDYELFKASLAKALDTYEEKEDEVIQEVAARIREIEQSRRQMVQAALEPQAETELCDGAAAAAVNTFAEILSDSAFAGEEQEQPGPCRSLIFLEEQPGCVHRTMPELAWLEAGQSLTFIGHQEAAGEGNIHTGAKPPWLMEEEGESKGQIGPSYEEFLKEKEKQKLKKLPPNRVGANFDHNSQTGEGWLPSFGRVWNHGRRWQSRHQFKSEAGQKLHGRKQKQPKPK, encoded by the exons ATGGCGGACGGGGCCGGTGGCGACGGGGGGGCTGCCGCGGTTCCTATGGCGACGACACTGTTCCGCTGCGCGGTGTGCCGGTGCAGCGCCTTCGCCGGCCGACGCAGCCACCTCTACAGCGCCGGGCACCAGCGCCGGCTCCTACGGCTACTCGCCCGCCTCAGGGAGAAA GTGGATGCAGCCAGGAAGATGATCAAACGGGCCCTGGTGGTGCCCTTTGACCCTGGGGAGCACCAGCGGCAATTCTGGTGCGTTTGCTGCAGGCAGGAGGTGAAGTGGCACCTGAGCCAGGGGACCCTGGCAGTCTTGCATGGCGGCCTCCTACAGCACATGGCCAG TCTTCAACATAAAAAAGCAGTTTCTGCATTCTGGTGGGAGAACAAAGCAGACCCCAACCTGAAGTCACGCTTCCTGGTTTCCTCTGAAGATTATGAGCT CTTCAAGGCATCACTCGCCAAAGCTCTGGATACTTATGAGGAAAAAGAAGATGAGGTCATTCAAGAG GTGGCTGCTCGCATCAGAGAGATAGAGCAGAGCCGGCGACAAATGGTGCAGGCTGCCTTAGAG CCACAGGCGGAGACAGAGCTGTGTgatggagctgctgctgctgctgtcaacaCCTTTGCAGAGATTCTCAG CGACTCTGCTTTTGCTGGGGAAGAACAAGAGCAGCCTGGGCCATGCAGGAGCCTGATATTTCTTGAAGAACAGCCTGGATGTGTACACAGGACCATGCCTGAGCTAGCCTGGCTGGAAGCCGGACAGTCATTAACTTTCATTGGCCACCAG gaagcagcaggggagggCAACATTCACACAG GGGCCAAACCACCTTGgctgatggaggaggagggagaaagcaaAGGGCAGATTGGACCTTCTTACGAGGAATTTCTCAAGGAAA AAGAGAAGCAGAAGTTGAAGAAGCTACCACCTAACCGCGTTGGTGCCAACTTTGATCACAACTCTCAGACAGGAGAAGGGTGGCTCCCCTCCTTTGGGAGGGTGTGGAACCACGGCAGGAGGTGGCAGTCCAG ACATCAGTTCAAGTCTGAAGCAGGACAGAAGCTGCATGGCCGTAAACAAAAGCAGCCAAAACCCAAATGA